One region of Callithrix jacchus isolate 240 chromosome 16, calJac240_pri, whole genome shotgun sequence genomic DNA includes:
- the KCNS2 gene encoding delayed-rectifier potassium channel regulatory subunit KCNS2, whose protein sequence is MTGQSLWDVSEANVEDGEIRINVGGFKRRLRSHTLLRFPETRLGRLLLCHSREAILELCDDYDDVQREFYFDRNPELFPYVLHFYHTGKLHVMAELCVFSFSQEIEYWGINEFFIDSCCSYSYHGRKVEPEQEKWDEQSDQESTTSSFDEILAFYNDASKFDGQPLGNFRRQLWLALDNPGYSVLSRVFSILSILVVMGSIITMCLNSLPDFQIPDSQGNPGEDPRFEIVEHFGIAWFTFELVARFAVAPDFLKFFRNALNLIDLMSIVPFYITLVVNLVVESTPTLANLGRVAQVLRLMRIFRILKLARHSTGLRSLGATLKYSYKEVGLLLLYLSVGISIFSVVAYTIEKEENEGLATIPACWWWATVSMTTVGYGDVVPGTTAGKLTASACILAGILVVVLPITLIFNKFSHFYRRQKQLESAMRSCDFGDGMKEVPSINLRDYYAHKVKSLMASLTNMSGSSPSELSLNDSLH, encoded by the coding sequence ATGACCGGCCAGAGCCTGTGGGACGTGTCTGAGGCCAACGTCGAGGACGGGGAGATCCGCATCAACGTGGGCGGCTTCAAGAGGAGGCTGCGCTCGCACACACTGCTGCGCTTCCCCGAGACGCGCCTGGGCCGCCTGCTGCTTTGCCACTCGCGCGAGGCCATTCTGGAGCTCTGCGATGACTACGACGATGTCCAGCGGGAGTTCTACTTCGACCGCAACCCCGAGCTCTTCCCCTACGTGCTCCATTTCTATCACACCGGCAAGCTTCACGTCATGGCCGAGCTGTGCGTCTTCTCCTTCAGCCAGGAGATCGAGTACTGGGGCATCAATGAGTTCTTCATTGACTCTTGCTGCAGCTACAGCTACCATGGCCGCAAAGTGGAGCCCGAGCAGGAGAAGTGGGACGAGCAGAGTGACCAGGAGAGCACCACCTCTTCCTTCGATGAGATCCTTGCCTTCTACAATGACGCCTCCAAGTTCGATGGGCAGCCCCTCGGTAACTTCCGCAGGCAGCTGTGGCTGGCGCTGGACAACCCCGGCTACTCAGTGCTGAGCAGGGTCTTCAGCATCCTGTCCATTCTGGTGGTGATGGGGTCCATCATCACCATGTGCCTCAATAGCCTGCCCGACTTCCAAATCCCTGACAGCCAGGGTAACCCTGGCGAAGACCCTAGGTTCGAAATTGTGGAGCACTTTGGCATTGCCTGGTTCACGTTTGAGCTGGTGGCCAGGTTCGCTGTGGCCCCTGATTTCCTCAAGTTCTTCAGGAATGCCCTAAACCTTATTGACCTCATGTCCATTGTCCCCTTTTACATCACTCTGGTGGTGAACCTGGTGGTGGAGAGCACACCTACCTTAGCCAACTTGGGCAGGGTGGCCCAGGTCCTGAGACTGATGCGGATCTTTCGCATCTTAAAGCTGGCCAGACACTCCACCGGCCTACGCTCCCTGGGGGCCACTTTGAAATACAGCTACAAAGAAGTAGGGCTGCTCTTGCTCTACCTCTCCGTGGGGATTTCCATCTTCTCTGTTGTGGCCTACACCATTGAAAAGGAGGAGAACGAGGGCCTGGCCACCATCCCTGCCTGCTGGTGGTGGGCTACTGTCAGTATGACCACAGTGGGGTATGGTGATGTGGTCCCCGGGACCACGGCAGGGAAGCTGACTGCCTCTGCCTGCATCTTGGCAGGCATCCTGGTGGTGGTCCTGCCCATCACCTTGATCTTCAATAAGTTCTCCCACTTTTACCGGCGCCAAAAGCAACTTGAGAGTGCCATGCGTAGCTGTGACTTTGGAGATGGAATGAAGGAGGTCCCTTCGATCAATTTAAGGGACTATTATGCCCATAAAGTTAAATCCCTCATGGCAAGCCTGACGAACATGAGCGGGAGCTCACCAAGTGAACTCAGTTTAAATGATTCCCTACATTAG